Proteins found in one Arachis stenosperma cultivar V10309 chromosome 8, arast.V10309.gnm1.PFL2, whole genome shotgun sequence genomic segment:
- the LOC130944786 gene encoding cytochrome P450 CYP82D47-like, which yields MDFENLLSQPAIFTMALLFFSLFALSFQSRSRHIHKARARKAPPKAGGARPLIGHLHLLGGPQPPHITLGNMADKYGPIFTISIGRKNLLVVSNSEIAKECFTVNDKAFAGRPKMIAFEVLGYDYAIFSFKSYGPSWRNLRKTAILEVLTGHKIHMNSHVMLSEVKTAMNDSYNNSNNKSMAVTEMDKWFGEITLNVMFRLVMGKRFTGYSEENERIRKALRDFFDLGASFVVADSIPWLRWLDLDGGEKAMKKTAKELDEFVQNCLEEHRLSRNHGAEPDYMDKLISSIDQGFDGQDVDTLIKATCLTLILAGTDTTTGTLSWALALLLNNRQVLNKAVHELDTHIGANRMVIETDLDNLVYLQAIVKETFRLYPPVVLNLPHESMDDCVVGGYHIPAGTQLWTNISKMQRDPALYPDPLEFRPERFLTTHKDIELKGQHFELIPFGAGRRMCPGMSFGLQMVQLTLANVLHGFDIVTADGKPVDMVERVGITSVRANPLKVILTPRLSTQAYV from the exons ATGGACTTCGAAAACCTCCTCTCCCAACCAGCCATATTCACCATGGCTCTGCtattcttctctctctttgctCTTTCATTTCAATCAAGAAGCAGGCACATCCACAAAGCCCGAGCAAGAAAAGCACCACCAAAAGCTGGTGGAGCAAGGCCGCTAATTGGGCACCTCCACCTCTTAGGTGGCCCACAGCCACCGCACATCACCTTGGGCAACATGGCCGACAAATATGGACCCATCTTCACCATAAGCATCGGCCGCAAGAATTTATTAGTCGTGAGCAACAGCGAGATAGCTAAAGAGTGCTTCACTGTGAACGACAAAGCTTTCGCTGGCCGCCCTAAAATGATAGCCTTTGAAGTTCTAGGGTACGACTATGCCATATTTTCGTTCAAATCCTATGGCCCCAGTTGGCGTAACCTCCGCAAGACGGCCATCTTGGAAGTCCTCACCGGCCACAAGATACATATGAACAGTCACGTGATGTTATCGGAGGTGAAAACCGCAATGAACGATAGTTACAATAATAGCAACAACAAGAGTATGGCGGTTACGGAGATGGATAAATGGTTTGGCGAGATTACCCTAAACGTGATGTTCAGGTTGGTGATGGGAAAGCGTTTCACCGGTTACAGTGAAGAGAACGAACGAATCCGGAAAGCGCTGAGGGATTTCTTTGATCTCGGTGCGTCGTTTGTGGTTGCTGATTCAATTCCGTGGTTGAGATGGTTGGATTTGGATGGGGGAGAGAAGGCCATGAAGAAAACGGCGAAAGAGTTGGATGAATTTGTTCAGAACTGCTTAGAAGAACACAGACTTAGCAGAAATCATGGCGCAGAGCCTGATTACATGGACAAGCTTATTTCCAGTATCGATCAAGGCTTCGACGGTCAGGACGTTGATACTCTAATCAAAGCTACATGTCTG ACATTAATTTTGGCTGGTACAGACACCACGACAGGGACACTTAGTTGGGCTCTTGCTTTACTTTTGAATAATCGCCAAGTTCTAAATAAAGCTGTTCATGAATTAGACACACATATAGGAGCTAATAGAATGGTGATAGAAACGGATCTAGACAATCTTGTGTATCTTCAAGCCATTGTCAAAGAAACATTCCGCTTGTACCCGCCTGTGGTGCTCAATTTGCCTCACGAATCCATGGATGATTGTGTGGTGGGTGGATACCATATCCCTGCTGGCACACAACTTTGGACTAATATTTCAAAAATGCAACGAGATCCTGCTTTATATCCTGATCCATTAGAGTTTCGACCGGAGAGATTTCTAACAACTCACAAAGACATTGAACTTAAGGGTCAGCACTTTGAATTGATTCCATTTGGCGCAGGAAGAAGAATGTGTCCTGGAATGTCATTTGGTCTTCAAATGGTGCAGTTAACACTTGCTAATGTGCTGCATGGGTTTGACATTGTAACAGCCGATGGAAAACCAGTTGATATGGTTGAACGTGTTGGGATAACCAGTGTCAGAGCCAATCCGCTCAAAGTAATTCTTACACCACGTCTCTCTACCCAAGCTTATGTTTAA